From Achromobacter spanius, a single genomic window includes:
- a CDS encoding ribonuclease catalytic domain-containing protein, which produces MYVFYEDDGSFKAGNILSETDASLQVESESGKRSKIKRANTLFNFASPDPAALMTQAAATAETLDLQFLWECAPQEEFDSPALAADYFGHAPTPVEQAALLMRLHGAPAYFHRRGKGRYRPAPPDILAAALAALEKKQRQAEQQQEWVDEMAAGRLPEPIAQAAESLLIRPDKNSQQWKALDAACAKLGKTPDRLLLELGAWPHALALHKRRFLAVNFPRGLAFPDVELPPIDRELPLADAEIYSVDDVTTTEIDDALSVSTLPDGRVRVGVHVAAPGLSVTRDSELDKLARARLSTVYMPGDKIPMQPDSVIQAFSLDAGREVPALSLYVIANPETGEIIESETRLERIVVRENLRHNMLDSQVTEASLSDPDADLPYGHWLRPLWKLAQALSAQRENVRGKPENNSRVEYSFYLDGNPDDPDTPVRLVPRQRNAPLDRMVAEYMILANNLWGGLLNQHGVPGIYRSQQAGRVRMSTQALPHEAIGVPQYAWSTSPLRRYVDLVNQWQLIAAVEHGVSARLIAPFKPRDADLFAIIGAFDAQYAAWAEFQSAMERYWCLRWLKQNGVTRTVAHVLRDDLVRFANAPLVTRVGGMPEFERGTAVEVDILGMDELSLELDCRFVGEVKGEAAAS; this is translated from the coding sequence ATGTATGTGTTTTACGAAGATGACGGCAGCTTCAAGGCCGGCAATATCCTGTCCGAGACCGACGCCAGCCTGCAGGTGGAGTCGGAGTCGGGCAAGCGCAGCAAAATCAAGCGCGCCAATACCCTGTTCAACTTCGCCTCGCCGGATCCGGCGGCCCTGATGACCCAGGCGGCCGCCACGGCCGAGACGCTGGACCTGCAGTTCTTGTGGGAATGCGCGCCGCAAGAGGAATTCGACTCCCCCGCCCTGGCCGCCGACTACTTCGGCCACGCCCCCACGCCCGTCGAACAAGCCGCGCTGCTGATGCGGCTGCATGGCGCGCCGGCGTACTTCCACCGCCGCGGCAAGGGCCGCTACCGCCCTGCGCCGCCAGACATTCTGGCCGCCGCGCTGGCCGCGCTGGAAAAGAAGCAGCGCCAGGCCGAACAGCAGCAGGAATGGGTCGACGAAATGGCCGCCGGCCGCCTGCCCGAACCCATCGCCCAGGCCGCCGAATCGCTCCTGATCCGTCCGGACAAGAACTCGCAGCAATGGAAGGCTCTGGACGCCGCGTGCGCCAAGCTGGGCAAGACGCCTGACCGCCTGCTGCTCGAACTGGGCGCGTGGCCGCACGCCCTCGCCCTGCACAAGCGCCGCTTCCTGGCCGTCAACTTCCCGCGCGGCCTGGCTTTCCCCGACGTGGAACTGCCGCCCATCGACCGCGAACTGCCGCTGGCCGACGCCGAGATCTATTCCGTGGACGATGTCACCACCACGGAAATCGACGATGCGCTCTCCGTCTCCACGCTGCCCGATGGCCGCGTGCGCGTCGGCGTCCACGTCGCCGCCCCCGGCCTGTCCGTCACCCGCGACAGCGAGCTCGACAAGCTGGCCCGCGCCCGCTTGTCCACCGTCTACATGCCCGGCGACAAGATCCCGATGCAGCCGGACAGCGTCATCCAGGCGTTCTCGCTGGACGCCGGCCGCGAAGTGCCCGCGCTGTCGCTGTACGTCATCGCCAACCCCGAAACCGGCGAAATCATCGAATCGGAAACCCGCCTGGAACGCATCGTCGTGCGCGAAAACCTGCGCCACAACATGCTGGACAGCCAGGTCACCGAGGCCAGCCTGTCCGACCCGGATGCCGACCTGCCCTACGGCCATTGGCTGCGCCCGCTCTGGAAGCTGGCCCAAGCCCTGTCCGCGCAACGCGAAAACGTGCGCGGCAAGCCGGAAAACAATTCGCGGGTGGAATACAGCTTCTACCTGGACGGCAACCCCGACGATCCCGACACGCCCGTGCGCCTGGTCCCGCGCCAGCGCAACGCGCCGCTGGACCGCATGGTGGCCGAGTACATGATCCTGGCCAACAACCTGTGGGGCGGCCTCCTGAACCAGCACGGCGTGCCGGGCATCTACCGCTCGCAACAAGCGGGCCGCGTGCGCATGAGCACACAGGCGCTGCCGCACGAGGCCATCGGTGTCCCGCAGTACGCGTGGAGCACGTCGCCGCTGCGCCGCTATGTCGACCTGGTCAACCAGTGGCAACTGATCGCCGCGGTGGAACATGGCGTCTCGGCCCGCCTGATCGCTCCGTTCAAACCGCGCGACGCAGATCTGTTCGCCATCATCGGCGCCTTTGATGCGCAATACGCGGCCTGGGCCGAGTTCCAGAGCGCAATGGAACGCTACTGGTGCCTACGCTGGCTGAAGCAGAACGGCGTGACGCGGACGGTGGCGCACGTACTGCGGGATGATCTGGTTCGGTTTGCGAATGCGCCGTTGGTGACTCGGGTGGGGGGGATGCCGGAGTTTGAGCGGGGGACGGCTGTGGAGGTGGATATTCTGGGGATGGATGAGTTGTCTCTGGAGTTGGATTGTCGGTTTGTGGGCGAGGTTAAGGGGGAGGCTGCGGCTTCGTAG
- a CDS encoding YqiA/YcfP family alpha/beta fold hydrolase: MILYLHGFRSSPDSFKARMMADAMAARGLTDAWACPQLPASPREAIDLALGMARDRLADTDSPRELTVIGSSLGGFYATWIAEQLGCKAVLLNPAVHAARDLATQVGEHHMYHSGAPFVFLPEYVDELAAIHAPRITQPDRYFLVAATGDEVLDWREMRDRYAGCRQRIVQGSDHGLSDFAQWMPEVLEFALGGKPVRA; encoded by the coding sequence ATGATCCTCTATCTACACGGTTTCCGATCGTCGCCCGACTCGTTCAAGGCCCGCATGATGGCCGACGCCATGGCCGCGCGCGGCCTGACGGACGCGTGGGCCTGCCCGCAACTGCCCGCCAGCCCGCGCGAAGCCATTGACCTGGCGCTTGGCATGGCGCGCGACCGGCTGGCGGACACCGATTCGCCGCGCGAACTGACCGTGATCGGCTCGTCGCTGGGCGGTTTCTACGCCACGTGGATCGCCGAGCAGCTGGGCTGCAAGGCCGTACTGCTGAACCCCGCCGTCCACGCCGCACGCGACCTTGCCACCCAGGTCGGCGAGCACCACATGTATCATTCCGGCGCGCCGTTCGTTTTTTTGCCCGAATATGTGGACGAACTGGCCGCCATCCATGCACCGCGCATCACGCAGCCCGACCGGTATTTCCTGGTGGCGGCGACCGGCGACGAAGTGCTGGACTGGCGCGAGATGCGCGACCGATACGCCGGCTGCCGCCAGCGTATCGTGCAAGGCAGCGACCACGGCCTATCCGATTTCGCGCAATGGATGCCGGAAGTGCTTGAATTCGCCCTAGGCGGCAAGCCGGTACGCGCCTGA
- the mpl gene encoding UDP-N-acetylmuramate:L-alanyl-gamma-D-glutamyl-meso-diaminopimelate ligase encodes MHLHILGICGTFMGGLALIARAAGHKVTGCDAGVYPPMSTQLSEQGIELIEGFGAEQLALKPDLYVIGNVVSRGNPLMEAILESGARYVSGPQWLGDNILPGAHVLAVAGTHGKTTTSSMLAWVLEAAGMAPNFLIGGVAQDLHVSARYDPARRPFVIEADEYDTAFFDKRSKFVHYRPRTAILNNLEYDHADIFPDLAAIETQFHHLVRTIPGSGRIVRPTQSDALDRVIARGCWSDTVTFGPDGQWQASPPDADGAFEVTRAGVRAGTVRWSLSGEHNRMNALAALAAAEHVGVPAEQGIDALTRFAGVKRRMELRGTVNGIKVFDDFAHHPTAIATTVEGLRRQVGAARILAVLEPRSNTMKLGTMAARLPEALTDADLVFCFGASEGKHALGWNPAEVLAPLGGRASSYDDIGALVDAVAGAARPGDQVLVMSNGGFGGIHGKLLDALQARG; translated from the coding sequence ATGCACCTGCACATTCTTGGCATCTGCGGCACCTTCATGGGCGGGCTCGCGCTGATCGCGCGCGCCGCCGGCCACAAAGTCACGGGCTGCGACGCGGGCGTGTACCCGCCGATGAGCACCCAGCTTTCCGAACAGGGTATCGAACTGATCGAGGGCTTTGGCGCCGAGCAACTGGCGCTCAAGCCGGACCTGTATGTCATCGGCAACGTGGTCAGCCGCGGCAATCCGCTGATGGAAGCCATTCTGGAATCCGGCGCGCGCTACGTGTCCGGGCCGCAATGGCTGGGCGACAACATCCTGCCCGGCGCGCACGTGCTGGCCGTTGCCGGCACGCACGGCAAGACCACCACCAGCTCGATGCTGGCCTGGGTGCTGGAAGCCGCCGGCATGGCCCCGAATTTCCTGATCGGCGGCGTGGCGCAGGACCTGCATGTGTCCGCCCGCTACGACCCGGCGCGCCGCCCCTTCGTCATCGAGGCGGACGAATACGACACGGCGTTCTTCGACAAGCGCTCGAAGTTCGTCCACTACCGCCCCCGCACAGCCATTCTGAACAACCTGGAATACGATCACGCCGACATCTTCCCCGATCTCGCGGCGATCGAAACGCAGTTCCACCATCTGGTCCGCACGATCCCCGGTTCGGGCCGCATCGTGCGGCCCACCCAATCGGACGCGCTGGATCGCGTGATTGCGCGCGGATGCTGGTCGGATACCGTCACGTTCGGTCCGGATGGACAGTGGCAGGCGTCGCCGCCGGACGCTGACGGCGCGTTCGAGGTCACGCGCGCCGGGGTTCGCGCCGGCACGGTGCGCTGGTCGCTGAGCGGCGAACACAACCGCATGAACGCGCTGGCCGCCCTGGCCGCCGCTGAACACGTCGGCGTGCCGGCCGAACAGGGCATCGACGCCCTTACTCGCTTTGCCGGCGTCAAGCGCCGCATGGAATTGCGCGGCACGGTCAACGGCATCAAGGTCTTCGACGATTTCGCCCACCACCCCACGGCAATCGCCACCACGGTGGAAGGCCTGCGCCGCCAGGTGGGCGCCGCGCGCATCCTGGCCGTGCTGGAGCCGCGATCCAACACCATGAAGCTGGGCACCATGGCGGCACGGCTGCCCGAGGCGCTGACCGACGCCGACCTGGTGTTCTGCTTTGGCGCCAGCGAAGGCAAGCACGCGCTGGGCTGGAATCCCGCCGAGGTCCTGGCGCCCCTGGGCGGCCGGGCCTCCAGTTACGATGACATCGGCGCGCTGGTCGACGCCGTCGCTGGCGCCGCCCGCCCGGGCGACCAGGTGCTGGTCATGAGCAATGGCGGCTTCGGCGGCATCCATGGCAAGCTGCTGGATGCGCTGCAGGCGCGCGGCTGA
- a CDS encoding TlpA family protein disulfide reductase — protein MNRRLLLSAAVAVAATVAGGYTLMGRKPKNDAAPADAGDPVAGLMQMQLPDLNGASQSLAGWKGQPIVVNFWATWCAPCVKEMPALDALQKKYPQVRFVGIGVDSAANMQKFVEKVQVSYPLWVIGAGAIDTLRKLGSPSGGLPFTIVFNADGSINRKILGEVQPDDLDRTLAGLKA, from the coding sequence ATGAATCGACGCCTACTTCTTTCCGCCGCCGTGGCGGTAGCCGCGACTGTCGCGGGCGGCTACACGCTGATGGGCCGCAAGCCCAAGAACGACGCCGCGCCGGCCGACGCGGGCGACCCGGTCGCGGGACTCATGCAAATGCAGCTTCCGGATCTGAACGGCGCCTCGCAATCGCTGGCCGGCTGGAAGGGCCAGCCCATCGTGGTCAATTTCTGGGCAACGTGGTGCGCGCCGTGCGTCAAGGAAATGCCCGCGCTAGACGCCTTGCAGAAAAAATACCCGCAAGTCCGCTTTGTCGGCATCGGCGTCGATTCCGCCGCCAACATGCAGAAGTTTGTCGAGAAAGTACAGGTTTCCTACCCGTTGTGGGTGATTGGCGCTGGTGCCATCGATACGCTGCGCAAGCTGGGCAGCCCCAGCGGCGGGCTGCCGTTTACTATCGTTTTCAATGCAGATGGCAGCATTAACCGGAAGATATTGGGCGAAGTCCAGCCCGACGACCTGGATCGCACCCTTGCGGGTTTAAAGGCGTAA
- the aroQ gene encoding type II 3-dehydroquinate dehydratase, with protein MAQNILVLHGPNLNLLGTREPHIYGSLTLAQINERLELLAGELGATLSAWQSNHEGALVDRIQAARQDGTDFIIINAAAYTHTSVAIRDALAGVAIPFIEVHLSNLYKREPFRHHSYLSDLAQGLISGLGADGYEAALRYAVRH; from the coding sequence ATGGCGCAAAACATACTGGTATTGCATGGCCCGAATCTGAACCTGCTTGGCACCCGGGAACCTCATATCTACGGCAGTCTTACGCTTGCCCAGATCAATGAGCGTCTCGAGTTGCTCGCGGGCGAATTGGGCGCCACGCTGTCTGCGTGGCAAAGCAATCACGAAGGTGCGCTGGTTGACCGCATTCAGGCGGCCCGGCAGGACGGCACGGACTTCATCATCATCAACGCAGCGGCATACACGCACACCAGCGTCGCAATTCGCGACGCGCTGGCCGGGGTCGCGATCCCATTTATTGAAGTACATTTGTCCAATCTGTATAAGCGAGAGCCGTTCAGGCATCACTCTTATCTGTCCGACTTGGCGCAAGGCCTGATCAGCGGCCTGGGCGCGGACGGCTACGAGGCCGCGCTGCGTTACGCAGTGCGGCACTGA
- the accB gene encoding acetyl-CoA carboxylase biotin carboxyl carrier protein, with protein sequence MDLRKLKTLIDLVAESGIAELEITEGEGKVRIVKFSQTLQPVAYHQPEAGVPAAPVAAAAPAAAPAAPAAPVIQGHVVKAPMVGTFYRSPNPGAAPFIDVGATVKEGDPLCIIEAMKLLNEIEADKSGVIKEILVENGEPVEYGQPLFVIG encoded by the coding sequence ATGGATCTTCGAAAACTCAAAACCCTGATCGACCTGGTGGCTGAATCGGGCATCGCCGAGCTGGAAATCACCGAAGGCGAAGGCAAGGTCAGAATCGTCAAGTTCTCGCAGACGCTGCAGCCGGTGGCCTACCACCAGCCCGAAGCCGGCGTGCCCGCCGCGCCCGTCGCCGCCGCCGCGCCCGCCGCTGCACCGGCCGCGCCCGCTGCCCCGGTCATTCAAGGCCACGTCGTGAAGGCCCCGATGGTCGGCACGTTCTACCGCTCGCCGAATCCGGGCGCCGCCCCGTTCATCGACGTGGGCGCCACCGTCAAGGAAGGCGACCCGCTGTGCATCATTGAAGCCATGAAGCTGCTCAATGAAATCGAAGCCGACAAGTCGGGCGTCATCAAAGAAATCCTGGTCGAAAACGGTGAGCCCGTCGAGTACGGTCAACCCCTCTTCGTCATTGGCTGA